The DNA window ATTCTCTTTGTGACGCCTTGGGGAGTACGCAAACCGGATGCAATCCAGATTGTACCTTTATGTATCAGTATGGCGATGGTTCCTTCACCAGCGGCGACCTGGCTTACGAGACATTGTCAATTGGGAGCAGCAAGGTTAAAGGCATTGcatttggatgcgggcatgacaacGAAGGACAAGGATTCTCTCAGGGTGGTGGCCTTGTGGGACTGGGAAGAGGTGGTCTCTCCCTTATCTCACAGCTGGGTTCCAAAGCAGAGAACATGTTCTCTTACTGTCTTTTGCCCATCACCGACTCTTCTTCACAAACCAGCCCCCTCTTTTTCGGCGAGGGTGCTTCCTTGAGCGGAGGAGCCAAGACTCTCCCACTCATCAAGAGCAGTATCATTCCCACTTTCTGGTACATTCCTATTACAGGAATcaccctcaatggtaaggcactagATATTCCTCCTGGAACTTTCGATCTGCAATCGGACGGCAGCGGAGGTATGATCATCGACTCCGGAACCACTGTTACCATCCTGGACCAGGCTGCCTACTCTCCTCTTAAGGAAGCAATTCAGTCCGCCATTGATCTCACTCCTGTAGACGGCTCTTCTACAGGTTTGGATCTTTGTTACCACACATCATCCGCTCACCTCACCTTGCCAACCCTCGTCTTCAACTTCAAAGGCGGCGTGGATTACGAGCTTCCGGCAGACAACTTTTTCATTCAGGCATCTGAAAATCTCTTGTGCCTGGCAATGTTGGGTGAACCATCGGGGAATCCTTCCATCTTCGGAAACATACAGCAGCAAAACTTCCATATCCTTTACAACAATGCTCAGAACACGCTCTCTTTCAAGCCCACTAAGTGTGATTCTCTTTaaatcatc is part of the Cryptomeria japonica unplaced genomic scaffold, Sugi_1.0 HiC_scaffold_394, whole genome shotgun sequence genome and encodes:
- the LOC131871334 gene encoding aspartic proteinase nepenthesin-1-like, with the translated sequence MERSKLLGFVVLICFTIPTISCSSDRLFSGWPKSSSDENVKIRVNMTRRSERELGFSERLGLAVDRSKKRMKKIEALIRGQLDAETPVEVGDGEFLMSVALGTPSVSFEAIVDTGSDLIWTQCKPCKDCFSQPTPIFDPSKSPTFSTIPCGDSLCDALGSTQTGCNPDCTFMYQYGDGSFTSGDLAYETLSIGSSKVKGIAFGCGHDNEGQGFSQGGGLVGLGRGGLSLISQLGSKAENMFSYCLLPITDSSSQTSPLFFGEGASLSGGAKTLPLIKSSIIPTFWYIPITGITLNGKALDIPPGTFDLQSDGSGGMIIDSGTTVTILDQAAYSPLKEAIQSAIDLTPVDGSSTGLDLCYHTSSAHLTLPTLVFNFKGGVDYELPADNFFIQASENLLCLAMLGEPSGNPSIFGNIQQQNFHILYNNAQNTLSFKPTKCDSL